The Arachis hypogaea cultivar Tifrunner chromosome 16, arahy.Tifrunner.gnm2.J5K5, whole genome shotgun sequence genome contains a region encoding:
- the LOC112759114 gene encoding uncharacterized protein isoform X1 yields MWNKLTGTIPKEIGNIATLKLLLLNGNNLSGSLPDELGNLTKLNRFQVDENQLSGPILVSFANMTNVKHLHMNNNSFSGQLPPELSKLPNLIHLLVDNNNLSGYLPPEYSMLQGLRILQLDNNNFSGNGIPSTYANFSRLVKLSLRNCNLQGTVPDFSPIANLSYLDLSWNHLTGHLPTNKLSDNI; encoded by the exons ATGTGGAATAAGCTGACAGGCACAATACCAAAGGAGATTGGGAATATTGCAACACTAAAACTCTT GCTTCTGAATGGAAATAATTTATCCGGTAGCTTACCGGATGAGCTGGGCAACCTTACAAAATTAAACAGATTCCAAGTCGACGAAAACCAATTGTCGGGTCCAATCCTAGTGTCATTTGCCAACATGACCAATGTTAAACACCT CCACATGAACAACAACTCATTTAGTGGTCAACTTCCACCCGAACTTTCGAAGCTGCCTAATCTTATCCACCT GCTTGTGGACAACAACAACTTATCTGGTTATCTTCCACCAGAATACTCCATGCTCCAAGGGTTGCGAATACT CCAACTTGATAACAATAATTTCAGTGGGAATGGAATTCCTTCTACCTATGCAAACTTTTCCAGGCTTGTAAAACT GAGTCTGAGAAACTGCAATCTACAAGGAACTGTTCCTGATTTCAGCCCAATAGCAAATCTTAGCTATTT AGATCTTAGCTGGAATCATCTTACAGGACACTTGCCAACAAATAAACTTTCAGACAATATATAg
- the LOC112759114 gene encoding uncharacterized protein isoform X2, protein MTNVKHLHMNNNSFSGQLPPELSKLPNLIHLLVDNNNLSGYLPPEYSMLQGLRILQLDNNNFSGNGIPSTYANFSRLVKLSLRNCNLQGTVPDFSPIANLSYLDLSWNHLTGHLPTNKLSDNI, encoded by the exons ATGACCAATGTTAAACACCT CCACATGAACAACAACTCATTTAGTGGTCAACTTCCACCCGAACTTTCGAAGCTGCCTAATCTTATCCACCT GCTTGTGGACAACAACAACTTATCTGGTTATCTTCCACCAGAATACTCCATGCTCCAAGGGTTGCGAATACT CCAACTTGATAACAATAATTTCAGTGGGAATGGAATTCCTTCTACCTATGCAAACTTTTCCAGGCTTGTAAAACT GAGTCTGAGAAACTGCAATCTACAAGGAACTGTTCCTGATTTCAGCCCAATAGCAAATCTTAGCTATTT AGATCTTAGCTGGAATCATCTTACAGGACACTTGCCAACAAATAAACTTTCAGACAATATATAg